A segment of the Halorubrum sp. BOL3-1 genome:
GCAGAAAGCACGAAAAAACGGGTCGTAGAAAAGCGGCGCGAAGCAGCAAAGATTGTAACTGAGATCAGTGACGGCGACGCTTCGGATAAAGATATTGAGAAAGCGATCGCCGAGATCGAAAAGGAAGGCTGGTCAAAGGTTGCTACAGATCTTGAAGATCGGCTGACCAGGTCCGAGGAGAGCGGCGGAACTATCGATATTACGAAAGAACCGGTTGACCCAGATGACTATTGAGTGATTTATCGGAAATATTCGATGCTACGTTATTACTGAGTCTTCTCTGAGTAATTCCCCCTCTAATGCCCTGTGTTTTGGCGATGCCCCGGCCAGTTATCCGTGAGTGACAGTATCCTACTTCACAAACCATATCATATATCTTTTAAGTGAATTGTAACGGTTACCACAAAATTAATGCTTTGACATAACGAGCCACAATCACATGGCTCGGCTGGGCATTGATCTCGGTACAACTCGGAGTGCAGCGGGAGTTATGGAAGCGAGCGATCCAAAACTTCTCATGAACAACCATGGTGATCGATTAACACCGTCTATCGTCTATTTTGACGACAGTGATGGCGAAAACGATGTAGTCGTAGGGAAACCTGCGAAATCCAGTAACGACCCGAAGAACGAAATTCGTGAGGTAAAGCGTCACATGGGCGAGGATGTGGCGATAGAGGCTGGTGGCGACGACCACTCCCCAGCTGACGTGTCGGCCAAAATCCTCGAGAAACTCATTTCCTATTCAGAAGAATATTTAGATGAAGAGGTAGACGAACTGGTGATTACCGTCCCTGCGTACTTCACTGCCGACCAGAAGGGCCACACGCGTCAGGCCGCTCGCAAACTCGGCTTCGATGATGAAGACATCGAGTTGTTACATGAACCGACGGCTGCGGCGGTAGCTTACGGCTACAATCAGGACATCAACGAGACCGTCCTCGTATTCGACTTCGGTGGTGGGACTCTAGACATCTCTATCATGGAGATCGACGGAAACAATTTCAACATGATTGCCACCAGCGGTGACACCGAACTCGGGGGTGCGGACTTTACTCAGGCCATCGTTGATCTCTTGGCAGATGAATACGAGGCTGACGAGGGGCTCGACCCACGAGACGACAAAGAAACCCTGTATAACCTCCGACAGGCCGCCGAGGAGCGCAAAAAGGACCTTTCGGCGAACAAGGAAACGACAGTTAATGAACCGCTCCTTGGTCAGGTTGGTGACGATATCATCGGTATCACTGAACGGGTGTTAACTCGGAACGAGTTCGAAAGCGAGGTAGAAAGCCTTCTCGACCGGTCAGAAAACGCGCTCGAAGAGGCGCTTGAGAAGGCTGGCTTAGATACTGATGATATCGACAGCGTGCTGCTCGTCGGTGGGTCTTCGAAGATTCCAGGCGTACAGGACCATGTCAAGGATTATATGGGCTTCGAACCGGACACCACCAATGACCTGGACCGGATTGTCGCTCAGGGCGCAGCGATCGTTGCTGGCGGTGAGAACATTGAGGAACAGTATAGTTGCCCGCAGTGTGACTATACTGACCAGAACATCATCGATTACTTTGAACACATCGTTGATGAACATGGCACCGGAAAATGTCCGTTCCCTGGTTGCTCCGAAGAGCCTGGTGAGAAAGCAGCCTTGAAAAGTCACTTGGCTGACGAACACGGTGGAGACATCAATACGGAAACGATCGACGAGAAGGATATCGTAGATATTGTCACTCGGTCGCTGG
Coding sequences within it:
- a CDS encoding Hsp70 family protein, whose protein sequence is MARLGIDLGTTRSAAGVMEASDPKLLMNNHGDRLTPSIVYFDDSDGENDVVVGKPAKSSNDPKNEIREVKRHMGEDVAIEAGGDDHSPADVSAKILEKLISYSEEYLDEEVDELVITVPAYFTADQKGHTRQAARKLGFDDEDIELLHEPTAAAVAYGYNQDINETVLVFDFGGGTLDISIMEIDGNNFNMIATSGDTELGGADFTQAIVDLLADEYEADEGLDPRDDKETLYNLRQAAEERKKDLSANKETTVNEPLLGQVGDDIIGITERVLTRNEFESEVESLLDRSENALEEALEKAGLDTDDIDSVLLVGGSSKIPGVQDHVKDYMGFEPDTTNDLDRIVAQGAAIVAGGENIEEQYSCPQCDYTDQNIIDYFEHIVDEHGTGKCPFPGCSEEPGEKAALKSHLADEHGGDINTETIDEKDIVDIVTRSLGTDIRDGKMDVILEQGTKLEAENTRAYKPVHPDQGEMPIEVYQGDNREDKNANEQLHSWSIDLEELPEIDDDIDPIVEVTFALDEDGVLEVTAKEQHTGEEMTTTVKTSGEGYEGPEKAEADD